From the genome of Syntrophorhabdaceae bacterium:
CCATCGTATAGAGCCCCAGCCGGATGCGGTTCTTGAGATCGGCGGGGCGGATCGATTCATGGCATGATGTGATGCCCGCCGCCACAAGGGCGTTCAGACGGTCATAGGAAGCGCCAAGCGTATGCCCCTCCACGTTCTTCCCCAGAGAACGGGCGAGGAGCATCCTTTCAAGTATCTCATCCTCGTTCCTGATTATCCTGAGGTACGATGAAACCTCACTGACGGAGGCGCATTCCGGATACCGGGAAAAAAGGCTCCAGATGTCGTAGATGGAAAACATCTCCCCGCCCTCCACCTCCGGATAGGGCGGATATGTGGCGGGCACGCCCCAGAGATACTTCATATTGAAGCCTCGCGCCGATCTGAGGACCTCCACGAACCCTTTCGGCCCGATACAACTGATAAGGTCGTGACTGTCAGAAAAGACCGTCGTCGTCCCTTTCGCTACAGCCACATCGGAAAATGTTGCCGGGTTATAGAACATGTCCACGTGCCCGTGGGCGTCTATGTAGCCGGGAACAGCAATGAGACCGCTCGCGTCGACAACCTTCGTTTCTTCGGATATCTTCGCTTTCTTTTCACCAACGTAGGCTATCCAGCTGCCGCAAACCCACAGATCGCCGGGGAAGGTCTCCCCGGTGAACACGTCGAAGACGGATCCGCCCTGTATGACAACATCCGGTGCCCGATCGGAGCCTGCAACAGCCACAAGGGCCTTCAAATCCTGCAATGTCTTTTCAATCATTCAAACTGTATCCCGGTGATAGTCTTTCTCTAAAGTATGTTTCAATCTAGCCCAAAAACCCCTTCTTTGGCAAGGAATTCGAAGACGGTCTCAGGTTTCAGGCAAAAGTCTGCATTCTCCCGAAACACGGAACCTGAAACTATCCATTAAAGGTTTCCTTGCACCTCATGATGCTGATGAGCGCCACGATACTGGTGATGAAGTATATCCATAGCATCTGCCTGTAGGCGAAAAGGGGGTAGGTGCCGCCTGAGTTGCCTGCCCTGTCCAGGACGTAGCCCATCAGCGGCTGGAAAATGATGGCCCCGATGAAAGGAAAAACGTTGATCATGCCCATGGATGTGCCGGCGATCTCATCGCGGAAAAGCTCCTTTGTGGTCACTATCGCCACGGTACCAACGGAACTGATCGTAACACCCATAAAAAAGAAGAGCACATAGAGCTCCACCATTTTGAGGCGGTCGAAAAAGAAGAGGGCGCAGGCAAAGCACAGGACATTGAGGGCCGACGACCACACGAGGATCTTCTTCCGGCTTTTCAAGGTCCTGTCCGAGAGGTGGCCGATGACGGGGCTCACAAAGATCATTGCGAAGGCTATCATGGAGAGGATGTTGCCGGCGGCGCCTTTGCTGAATCCGTAGACATCCGTCAGGTATGGCCCGGCCCAAAGACCGAAAAAACCGAAAAGCGCGCCTCCCCTCATAATGAACCAGATCGCTATGCTCCAGAAATGCTTGTTCTTTAGGATCACCTTCAGGTCCTTGAGCACATCACGTCTTCCCGCGAGGGCCTCACCGGCTCCGACGACGGGCGGCAATCCCTTCTCTTCCGGAGAATCCTCGACAAATTTCCATATGAGAAAGATGACCGCAAGAGAGATGACCCCGACGATCACGACCGCCGACCTCCATCCGACCATCTCGGAAAGAATGGCGAGAGGCGTTGTCGCGGAGAACCATCCAATGCCGCCCACGGCCATCAGAGCACCCGCGACCCGTGCCAGTTGAGCCCCTCTGAACCAGAGACCGAAGATCCTCATGGATGACACAAAGACGGCGGCAAGCCCCAATCCCACAAGAGAGCGCGCCGCGACGGCAAGACCGAAATACGGAGCCAGACCGAACCCTATGGCGCCCAATGCCGCAATCAGGCTGAAGAGAACGATGGTCTTCTTGGGCCCCCACGAATCTGAGAGGATCCCGACGGGGATCTGCATCGCGGCATAGGAATAGAAGTACGCCGATGCGAGCACGCCAAGGGCCGTTGCCGATATATTGAAGCTGGCGACCAGGTCCTGGGCCACCACGGCGGGTAACACGCGGTGAAAATAGACAACCAGGTATTGTGCCGCGAGAATAAGGAAAAGATACCGCCTGTGACGGTCCACTCTGCAACTCCCCTACATCGCAAAGGATAGTGAAATACCTACAACAATACTTTGCAACAGGCATGCTTTTCAAGTAAAATAGAGACATTCTACCGGGAAGAACCGGAACGCAACGTAATGAAACCCAGCACTCTAAAAAAGCTTCTCGACGTCGTCAAAGGCAAGACAAGGCCCGATGTGGTTATCGTCAACGGGAAGATCATCAACGTCTTTACAAACAGCGTTGATGAAGGTTCCACTATCATTATCAAAGACGGCTTCATCGCCTCTGTCGAGGAGGATGGAAAAGCAGCCGGTTACCGACCGCGAAAGGTCGTAGACGCAAAGGGCGCATATCTTTGCCCCGGATTCATCGACTCCCACACCCACGTCGACAGCCTCTATCCCTTCTATGCCCTCGTTCCCTGGGCCGTCCGGGGCGGAACGACCACGGTGGTATCGGAGACGAGCGCCGTTGCGTGCGCCTGCGGCATGGAAGGCGTCACCGCCTTCACAGAGAGCACGAAAGGCTACCCGGTGCGGTGCTTTTTTCTCGCTCCCCCGCTGACACCTCCTTTTCCGGAGATGGAGGGGTCCAGGGGCCTGACCCTCAAGGAGTTCGTTCGATTCCTCAAGCGAGAGGACGTCCTCGCCATAGGCGAGGCATACT
Proteins encoded in this window:
- a CDS encoding MFS transporter is translated as MDRHRRYLFLILAAQYLVVYFHRVLPAVVAQDLVASFNISATALGVLASAYFYSYAAMQIPVGILSDSWGPKKTIVLFSLIAALGAIGFGLAPYFGLAVAARSLVGLGLAAVFVSSMRIFGLWFRGAQLARVAGALMAVGGIGWFSATTPLAILSEMVGWRSAVVIVGVISLAVIFLIWKFVEDSPEEKGLPPVVGAGEALAGRRDVLKDLKVILKNKHFWSIAIWFIMRGGALFGFFGLWAGPYLTDVYGFSKGAAGNILSMIAFAMIFVSPVIGHLSDRTLKSRKKILVWSSALNVLCFACALFFFDRLKMVELYVLFFFMGVTISSVGTVAIVTTKELFRDEIAGTSMGMINVFPFIGAIIFQPLMGYVLDRAGNSGGTYPLFAYRQMLWIYFITSIVALISIMRCKETFNG